In the genome of Paralichthys olivaceus isolate ysfri-2021 chromosome 10, ASM2471397v2, whole genome shotgun sequence, the window AGTTCATCACCCTAAGCCTTTAAACAGAGGAAAATTCTGTAGAATTTGAAGTTTGGAATAAAAAGTTGAGGAATTCGCAACTTAGAGCAACActgtgtaacttttactgagcaacagcaccctctgcagCTAGATATGATGATTAACTCTGTTGGGTTagttttcatgtagagaaaaaaaaataaaaaataccaaacactgtttagaattcttcatcTTGTAAAAGTTTCCTGGTTGAATTTTGAGATTAATTGACTTGTAAGTCTTTTGAACTGATCTACTGgcattactcttgaacttgctggacctgattGTGACAATCGTACCCACTCACCAGAGTTACAACcattcagggtgaggagtgggaatgatCCGATCACCATTCTCCTCATTCCAAGTCATTGAACCGTTAAactcattttgaagctgctgttgtagggtaaaaaagttgcatagtgttgcaTAGAGGAAGGACGTCTGgttaaaaatatgaatgacaGGGACTTTTCCACTCATCCAGAACTGAAGCTTCTCAACGCAAATACTTTTCATTCAGAAAACCACTCCTGCTAGTTTTACATGGTTTAATAGCTTCTTTCATTTTAACCAGTTATTTCTGCCAGTGTTAAACAGAACAGTGCTCTGCAGCCATAAAGATGTTTGTCCATTATCCTCAACACTTGTGCTCCTCAGACGACCAgttcacactttctttttcaaaatgttgaaaaaacaaaccaacaaatgcGTAACTGTTCAAATACTTCTGTCAGATGGATTTGGTGACGTTAGTTTTTGTGGTGGTTTGATGATATCGCCTGTGCTCCCCAACTCGCAGAGCTCCAGACTGAGTGACGACAACCGGTTGTCTCGTGCCTCTAGATCAGACCTGCAGCCGGTGGGTGGCACTGCACCGCAGACTGTGGCTTTGCTCTCATACCACTAATGGCCTGTGCTGTGCACTTCTCTTGTGATCATGAGCAAAATGTGCTGCAATATTAACTGCGTACCACTAGTGAAAATCGTTTTGTTGTTTAATGACTCATGTAGTGGTTTGTCATCTAATAAGGTGTCTTGTGTTTTACTGAATAATACATGCATGTGCAGCACTTCATTGTTTGTATTGAAATTTTACAAAACGTTTGTCTTGATACATAGTGATATGTTCTTGAAATTACTTTGTGTTGGAGTCTCAGTTCACACATTTTGGCAAGCAGATAAgttgcctgtttgtttttgtgtgttaaaAACAAGTTCTACTCATGACTTCCAAAGATGAATGTCTGTGTGCGATTGGACTTTTCCTGGGACAAAGCCTCAGAAGCTTTGTTATAGGTGAAAGTTGAAATGTATACATGACTGCCATGAAGTATGAGTTTCATTggtctgtgcatctgtgttgtgttgtgcatgtgatTTACTCAACCCAAACAGACAAAGTCTGAGTTACACTTTTGTGTCATGGTATGAATGCAATGCTAACAAGTTGAAGTTGCACCCTTGCTAACAAGTTTGGCGGCTTTCAAAACGCATGTTTTAAACTTCTTGTCCACTTTTTCCTATTTCCCTTCATCTCTTGGTTCATtactcttccctccctctgcccctcTCATCATTTCAGACCTCTGACCTGTACGGTCTCAATGGTCTGTCCTCTAGAAACGCAGGGTCAGCTTTCAATGGTTACCAGGTCTGTATaccagacagacaaacacataaacacctGGAGGTAAAAACAGTTAACAAAGCTTTACTGATGCTCTGCAGCTTGACCTTATGAACTGACTCTTTTTGGAGgggacaaaagaaaagagagtttAAATCAGTTACAAGTTTAAACTCTATTCATTTGCCTGCTGTCTTGTGCAAACATTCTTTCTCCTCATGACCTTCCATTGTGCAGTTCTACAGGTCACTTAGTCAGATCAGCCAGCAGCTCTATTTTAGGGTTGGTTCCATAAACTTACTTGTATCACTATAACTTTCACTAGTGTTACTGACGCCTTTAATTACCCATTCACGCCAGTGTTCCTATAAGCACATAGAATTGTTTGTGTCAAATGCTGTAATGGTTAAGGCAAGGGCTTCATCATTTGTTAACATCCACTCAACATTGACTTCAGTCACTGCACCACTGAATATTTGGCACGGACTTTggtttgtctgtatttttttcacAATTGAGTAGAAATGTAGATAATGGACATCTTAAAGATAGTGTTCTGTGTTCACACACCTGAACCATGAGCCTCCTGTTTACTttgcatgcatatgtgtgtgtgtgtgtggagtcacatgtgcagaACTCCTTATATGAAGACAGCATCTGCAGTGGATCACGGAGAGTCACTGGATCCAGCTCCCATGTAAGATTTGGTTTGattggtcttgttggtttgacAAACATGAGCGTGGCCATGTTATTTGTGAACAGGCTTTTGTGCAATAACTGAATTGGTGTGCGACTAACAGTTGTTAAAGAAGCTTTTTGTCTTGTTCTTACACGAGTTGGACCTTCCTTTAATTCTTGACTGATATAGGGATTGTTGCTGCTGCATGGGCAACACTTTGCATCGATGATGATCTATTTCAATGTTTCAGTTCTGTTAGTGGTTTtggaaacaacacattttgcaCTTAGCTAATAGTGATGGCATGCAGATTCTGAATTGCTCGATCACATATCTCCCCACGATGCATTTGCTACCTGTTGTGTTGGGCTAGGTTTGTGCATTCTTGCTTGCGTTGGATTCGATGTCTAAACAGGAATATGATGGTGTGTTTTCCCTGCAGCCATTAGAGTACAGTAGTTATCGCAGTTCCGGCTCCAGAGCCTCCAGCAGGGCCGGTTCAGCCCGTGCCAGCCCAGTGGTGAGCTCTTACTCCTCAGACACCCTTCTACCCACAAAATGACGAGGTTACATGATGCTTTGTTAATGCATTAACTGAAAAGTCATCATGTTCTTACACTACAGCATTCAGTTATGATCCACTGTTTCACATCAGAGAGAATTCAAGACACCAAAAGCTACATGCAGCATTAAAGGGCCCTCACATCCTTTGTGCAGAGGGCAGTGCAGATGCTGTGCAGTTACTGAAGAGCGACATGATACAGATATGATCGTTGATTTCTGCACAAAAGAGCAGATTGTTCTCTTGTGTAAATGGATTAGCAAATGTATTAATACACAATATTAATGCTTTGTAAATGGAGAACAAGAGGCTGTGTAACATTTCAACTAGAGAGAAATATGAAGGGGAAGAACAAGATAAAACTTCTCCTGAGCAACAGGGAAGTAAGAACATCACAAATCACGCAACCGATTAATTGTCTTTACACACAGGTGAGCTTCAACTGTTAACAGTTGTGTAGAAATggaaagaataataaaaacactttatttatggCTGGTGCCAAAACGTGGTGTCAACCGGTGCAGAAACCAAAGATCATAAAGGTTCTTTGACACCACAGCATGTGCACTGTCCCCCTGATGTGCACAAAGGTGCAAGGTTGCAGCTTTAATAAGACGTTGTAATGTTAGTAAGACATGAATTGAAACTCACTCAGGTAAAATAATCACATGAATGAGTGGAGACATCCTACAGTCACCAGCCTGTAGCAGCAACTGTGCTTTAGTTCAGGCTTGTTTAGGATTTCGATGTGTGTTGATCTCAGCTGTCATTGTACGAAGCAATGGGCTGCACCAGAATGTCCAAAGTGATGTCACTGACTGAGAAGGAATTATCATGATTTAGAGTTGTGGTAAATGGACAGTGTGATGCATTCATCAATGTTAGTGCTAGTGCATCCCCTTTCATTTCAAATAGCAGCTAGTCCAGTTCCTTCTTTCTCTGAGAACATAGATGATTTGATGTACTTGGTGAGTTCAATTTAAGAATAAGGATGATTGACCGTTTAGTCTTTTATGTGTTTCAAAAATAGTTCTCCACTTCTACATATACTTCATTTTTCCcaaccagtttttttttttaaatagcagttttttctctgtgtggacTTGTTCCAAATGTTTGGCTCCTTTGTTGATATGtctcgccccctgctggctgatGTAGgacaactgcagctctgttgccaGTTTTTTGAGGAGTGCGGCCAGTAGCAGTGGCCTCCCCCGGGACCTGGACGATGTTACTATCCCTGACTTTGCAGATGTGAGTCTGTTGGCACCCACAGGATGCAGTGGCCGTGATGCGAGCTGAATTCCTGCTCGATTGTTTTGGTTTCTTGTCACTCATCCTTACTCTTTGCGCCCTGTGTGGTGACTGTGGAGACTCCTAGTTCGTCTAACAACCAGAATGTTTTTGACTGTGGGCTTGAAGCAGAGATTGTGGATGATGTgatgtttctattgttttttaacacattgtttgttgttgaaCGGATGGTGTGTCAGACGGATTTCAGACCAGTTACGTTTCGATTGCCACATCGACTAATTATTTGCATGATGTTCCACATTAAAATATAAGTAATGTGTTCattaatataaaacagtttGAGATTTTGGGACTTCTTTCCTTCCGCCCTCCCTCACTCCTTTTGGCCTTGTGGCCTTTCCATGACCCTCTTAATTCTctgactgttgttttttgtctcaaAAGGTGGAGGACAGAGATTATCTTGAGAAGGTGAGTGGACcgcttttcatttaaaatgcattaattGATCTGGTTGATGGAGAATatggggtgtgtgtggggggggtgttaCAGTAAGAATTTAAGAgctaaatgatttttttttctaaatgtgtattttgtcaCTTTCCTAGGGATCTCGAGCAGCTTCTTCCTTAACCGCAACAACGCTCACATCCTTAGGTGGGACATCCTCCCGAAGGGGAAGTGGAGAGACGGCTATAACTGTAGACGCTGAGACATCCATACGAGAAATCAAGGTAATGCTGAAGaaatgagagggaggaagagaagagaaaggcTTCCTGTGTGTCCACATGAGACTctgagaaataagaaaacaataatttatgATATTTACATTAATCTCAGTTGATGTCAGATTGGAAAGACGACAATAGATCCAAGAAAAAGTGTTTCTTTTATCAAAATGCTCTTCTATGCAGATCTGTGCTCAGTTCATTCCATTTGCATTCTTTCTGCAAAACACTTCCGTCAGTGTGATTGTTGCACCAAACTTTCTGCTTCCTTTGTTCTGATGCTGTCACTCTGTGCTTCTCACTGTCAccactgcctctgctgctgttgcaatCTTCACCAGGAGATTCATGAACTGAAGGATCAGATTCAAGATGTGGAAACCAAGTACACGCAGAACCTAAAAGAAGTTAAGGTATAAGCCTGGGACCCTCCCAAAATCTGCTGGGCCGTGCACTGGTTACTGTggtgtttcattgttttttaactcACTAAAGGTCAAATGTGCACAAAGAGCACAAAGTACAGTTTACTGAGATCCTGAATTGaaactgaattaaattaaatttttgttttcctcactgTAAAACATTTGGCTTATCTAAACATTGGTGGGGCAGTACTATAGGATTAATAGTGGTGCTCTAGACTCAACACAAATAATGACACACATTGTAAAGTTGTATGATtctgtgtgtgaaaatgcaAGTTAGTGAAATTGCCTCTGCATGCTGCTGCCTTTCTTCATtatagcgtgtgtgtgtgttagcattgGCCCTTATGTCTTTACTTAAATCTTGACATCCCAGCATTTAAACTTAGAGATAAAGATAAGAACTTGAGTTTAACCTGAGTCACTACCTCCTACATCGGTATGTCCTCTCTGTGTCGTGACATTAGGATACATTATCAGAAGTGGAGGAGAAGTATCGTAAAGCCATGGTGTCCAACGCTCAGCTGGATAACGAGAAAAACAACTTGATGTATCAGGTGGACACACTCAAGGACTCGCtcatggagctggaggagctgctgtctGAGTCACAAAGAGGATACGAGGAGAAAGTCAAGGTACATCAGGAAGACACGATGATGATCTGAGAGCTTTATAGAATTTGGCCACCTTTTGAAAGCATTGAGTGTTTTGAAGAGATGtattgacagttttttttacagaagaTGTGAGAATAAACAGTCAGCTGTAAGATGAAGCCGGACAAAGACCCATTATACATGAGTGTTATTACACTGTGATTATACCAAAGTTCAGTTAATATTAAACCAACTCACAGATTCTGCCTTGTTTTGATTAAATGTGACTCTAATGCTCACAACATGATTAAGATGACGACATCGCACTTTGCAGCAACAATTTTTGACGGAAGCTCAAAATGAAAACTCCAAAGTTATCTGTTGTCAAACTGTCTTTTGTTCTCCACAGGACTATGACAGAGAAAAGCATGCCCACAGTGTCCTTCAGTTCCAgttcaatgaaatgaaagagaCTCTAAAACAAAGTGAAGAGCTGCTAAATGTGAGTATTTGTCTCccagtgtgaaaatgtgtcactGAAGTATGAAGTACTGTGTAGACGTGGAGCTTTCTCTGGGTTAGAATGGTAAAcggtctttatttatatattatgtatttgCCATTTTCACCATTCACTAAATTTGATGGCTGTTTACCAAAAGAAACCATCTGCAAACAACTGCGTGTTACGCAGTCCGTCACTAGGAGAAGCTGCATGTTGAGGTGCTTTTCAcaacattctttttttcttcatccacTGTATGCATGAGCTGCATTACTCTTTTtgtgatctctctctcttcctctcaagctttgttttccttctttgcTACTCAGGAGATCCGTCAGCTGCGTATGAAACAGGATGGTTTTGTTAGAGAAATATCTGACCTGCAGGAGACGGTGGAGTGGAAGGATAAAAAAATTGGGGTACGACCCGTGAACTCTTGTCCAGCGGTTTAGTGATTTTAACAGTTGGTATTGTTTCTCCTTTGCATGATGCTGAACACCTTTTACTTTCACTTCTTTTCCACAATTTCCTTCCTCTTGGCCACTCTCTGCCACTGCTGTGGCTCTGCTCAGGCCTTAGAGCGACAGAAAGAATACACAGATGCAATCCGAACTGAGCGAGATGAACTCAGAGAGGAGGCGGTGAAGCTCAAAGACATTCTAAAGGTACTCTGAAAATATGTCTGTCTAATTTGTCTTGTACTCCACGCTGTCTTTACTGATCTCCAAGTTCAGCCTGCAGTGTGAGCGTTtaggaaatacattttgaaaccataaaagagaaaataaggttttcaatATCTCATTACTATATTAACTGCACTgaattttaaagggatagttcccagaaaaatttaaatgtacTCATTATTTTCTCACCACTAAGccgatgaagtgtttgagtccacaaaacacttttggagtcttaAATACAGTTGCAGCGGAATCCAATAAAGTTGAAGTCAATagtgacctcttcttcagatgtaataaaaaaacataaaaaacataaaatgcatccatactgcttgtgtgttGTCGTCTTAGTGCCCACAAGCCCcgaaattcaaattcaactcaaaTCGACGTCATTTactccatgtttttagcctgaatGTCCGCTGATAGCCTCCATGGAGGCACGTTCACGTACCCTCCGGCACAAGGAACAGCACACACTCTCGCCCGAGGGCACTTTCCTGTGGCTATGTCGGCAAGCTTCACTATACTTGCtagacttttaggcttaaaacacagtgtgaatGACGATATTTCGAATCTGAATGTCGGGGCtcgcagacacttggatgacccCACACGAGCATGGaggcatgtttgtttgttattttattacgtctgaagaagaggtcacctGGGCTGAATCACTACTCATAGTGGTGAATagaaaatgagtgaattttcatttttctgtgaactatccctttaaagtaAAACCAGATCCTGGTGTATTGAAAGTTAATTTGTCCTGTTGTATTATGTTGTCAGAAATGCTGATTCTAACCGAGGAATCTTGTTCCCATCAAAGCGGAACTGAACTATTTGCAACTCATTTACTGAACTAATGTTTTGACTTTGCACTGTGTTTAGAAACATGGAATAGTGTTGGGACCTGATCTAAACATCAATGGGGACATTGTTGAAGCAGAAGTTGACGGGTCCAGTGGAGACTCTGCTCAACAACCAGCTCAGGAATCACAGACGTCACCTGCAGAGGGGAACAGCATGCTCGGTAAAACCCACTGTGGaacaaaaactttatttcttttaaatgcatGGCTCAGCATATACTTCATCAAACACTTTCATTCCAAATGCTTCAGAGAAGTGATGAAACACAGTTAGTTCATTGTGTGGGTACATGTATGCAATTCATTTTCTCCCACTGCTGGGACgttaagtgttgttttaacTGTGATTTGCTATAAAGGATAAGCCTTGTGATAATTTACACCGATCTTAAAGGATAAGGGTGGTTATAATCTAGATTTTTCTTGAGATTGAAATCAATTCTTGGAGCCCTGGCCGTTGGAAACAGTTGATGACAAATTATCGCAGCACAAAGTCAGTGTTCTAGATGTTCTTGAGCCTACAACTCACGATGAGAGCCTTTATTAATGAGAAATACAATCAAAGTCTGAAATTCTGTGGCAactttctgtctgttgttgaAGATTTTTTGAAACTATCAAATATATATTGATTTgacaaaccttttttaaaatttttaacaAGACAAGTAAAGACTAGAACACAACAATAATGTATTCTACTTACATTATCTGCGTGTTTTACACTTTACCATAGAGCATCACTGTTGTCCACAAACTATTAAGTGAGTGATATGTTCCTTCATTACTATCAAcacataatgtgttttttttctatgtcctactgaaaaaaatattgtccTGCTGACATAAGTAATAATGACATATTTACTcctgtttgaaaaatgtttgtacatCATTCTTAGTACAAATTGATGGAATTGTGGCAGAGTGCAACAAACAGGAATGGGATGTTCAACTGATGTTCAATCATCAAGAAAGGTTTTAGAGTTACCAGCCTTATCCTTTGAGCCACATTCATCTGATTGCTGTCCTGTAGAAACTAAGATCCCAATTACTAACTTGCCTTGTCTTCATTGCTAACGTTTTGACTTTTAATGCATTTTCCTTGCACCTTTCGCACCATGTCAGCTCATACATAATATTTCTGATTCACAACCAAATCTGCTTACGTGTGTGGTATTGGTGTGTAGATGCTGACAAGTCTTCTGTAGCATATTGACGGATGTGTAGAGATATAGATGATGTAGAGTACTCTTGAGCTGCCAGTCTTTGGCTTCTTTTCCTGTCACACAGTTGTTCGTGGGATCAAGAACTTCATTTCGGTGTCGCTCCtgcctttcttcttcttcttgtgcttCTCTTGGGTATCTTGACTCTTGTGCTTCTCTTTCTGGCCACTGAATCAATCAGGTGTTCTGCCCGTATCTGCTAATGTGCTCCCTGATGAAGATTTTTGAAAATCATGTCTTAAGTCAACATTTCTTTGGCCTTTTATCACCATATGCTCTTCATGATCTCTCAGGCAACACAGATGAGACTGAGGAGGTGGATCCAGATCAGCATCAAGAAATTGTGAAAGAGGAAGCACAAGAGAATCAGTTGAGCTCTGATAAACTCTGTGATGTTGCAGTGTCCACAGTGGAAACATCTAGTGGAGAACAGACTGCAGAGGAACAACAGACATGCTTAAGCACAGTGGACGAGCGCATTGGAGAAAGCGACCTCAGCAAAGACTTAAATATTGACATTCCCGATCATCCAATTACTGAAGCCAAAGATATAATTGTAACAAGTGCTGAGGAAAATAGTCCAGACACAGAAACAAGCAGGTGTGAGACAGATTTAGTGGAGACAGAAACCGAAAGCAGCAGTGttaacacacacagggatgatTTTAAACAGACATGTAACAAGCTTAgtgaaaagcaagaaaacaaacaagaagaagCTATGGAAAGTAATTTGAGTACAGAATCATGTCCTCAGCAAAAAGATGTGAAGGACATCGCAAAAGACATAGACAATGTCGAGGCGAAGGAAATACCCAGTAAATCTCAGGGTGAAGCTAATGCTTCagggaaaaggaagaaaaagaagagaagaggcaaaaaGAAAGGGAACCAACAAaaagatgaaacagaaaaagaaaacagcaaaacagaaCACAGTGTAGAATCAGATAAAGAAGAACAAGTTGGATCTAATACAACAGAACCTAATATAGACGATTCTGTCGCTGAAATCCTCAAGGAATCAAAGATGGATCAAGTAAAGAAAGAGCAGGTCGGGCAACAAATTGAGGAAGCAGAAGAAGCAGCAAAAGCACTCGAACCCACTGAAACCTTTTCTCACAAAGAAGCTTTCCAAGAACCAAATGAGCATGACAAGGAACAAACTTTGAAAACTGAGACAATAGAAGAATTAAAAGAAGTGGCACCAAGCAAACCCCTTTCTTGCACTGAAACTCGAGAGGAAATAAGAGTTAATCACGAAACAAATGAACCAAACAAAGATCAGAGTGACACAGCAGACATAATAGAGGTAGTGGCACCAACTGAAACTTTTTCTCATATTGAAACTCCGATGGAATTATGCAAAGAACCCAGTATGGATGAGCAGGGcaaagaagaaacagagaaagcagGAGAGGTTGAATCTATACCATGTCCTCAGGAGACCCATCTGGGTACATGTGATCTTACTGACACCTCCACCAGTACAGACTGCACCGATGGCCTTGACAATAAGCTTACTTACAGTGTAGATAAGTCAGTACTCTCAACTAATGGTCACATCATCCAAAGTGAGTCAAAAATCATTGATAATGTTGAGGATGAGGACGTTGTGTCTGTTGATGAGATGAAGCCTGAATGTAAAACTGATACCATCGGTCAGGAAAACACTGAAGATGAATCACACGTTCCGAGCAACATCGATGTTGCTGCTGATTTATCTGAATCCACTAACGTTCATGAGAGAATAGACCTCACATCAGTCTTGTCGGCATATACTGATGACGTCACAAGCTGTCTCAAGAGCTTGTCTGACTCCAAGCCTCAACCAGAGCCATCATCACTAAGGGATGACTCTCCCATCATGGTTCCTGATAAAGATCCTGAGGAGACAACAAAAGATATAGAGGAGGCAGGAATACAGACTGAACAAGAAAGTTTTCCTCTCAGCGTCACTGCTCCTTGTCAGGCTGGTGGTAATTCAGAGCTAAAACAAGATGGGACACAAAAAGAAGAGTTGGAGAGAGACTTGAAGGAACCTGGAGGTTTAATCGAGCCAGAAAGCTCCTCACATGATGAAAATGGCGACAGCGCATCATTAACGAATAACCCAGATGCATTAGACATCGAAAAAGGTCTGTTAGAGACTGAAGCTCAGGTTGAACATTTAGATGAGGTAGAAAGCCAGACATTAGAGTGTGTGGACCTGAAAGATGAATCAAATGCCAGAGAAACAGATGAGATTGATACCACTGACAAGTTAAATACACCAGACTctcagaaagaagaagagattgGTTCCTCCTGTTCTCTGGCTGAGCACCTGCATGAATCCAGCGAAGACAAACGCGAGGATGATTCATCTCAACCTAACCAGCAGGgcagtgatgaagaggatggtGAAGATGAGGAAGGGCAATCTTTTGATTTTGATGACATGGATGTTGAAGCAGCTTTTCAAACCAATGCAccagaaaacaaagaagaggaaatCGTTGAGGAGGGAGTTGAAGTTGTGTCAGATCCaagtgaaaatacacaaaacaagccaactgaGAGAAACGATGAGACGTCTACGTTTGATGAGTGTAACCAGGTAGATAAAGAGTCTGAAACAATACATCAAGACAAGCAGAGCACTTTGGCTCATGAGGAAGCCACGGCAGATGAGGCACGGCCCAATATAGAGGACGGAgccattttaaatgttgtagAGTCAGGTGTTGTTGCAGAGGACACTAACCAGGCAACATCTTTTCCAGTAGAGGAAGGATTAGACAAGCAGGAGTTACAGGGTGACAGTTTGGTTTCACCAGAGAGGGCCGTCCATGTAGCCAGTGACAAAGAGCCACCACATTCAAGCAAAGATGTAAGGAAGAACAGCAAGAAAGGCAAAGGCAAGGGCAAAGAGGACTGTAAAATGTCTTAGTTTATAAGTGGTATATACTGTAGTATAGATGTATCTGATGTTCCTTCAGTAGTCGTTGCTTAGCTCTTAAAAAGGGGGTAGAATAGATATTTGCAAAACCAAACAGCACTTTGTTGAACAGtggtgtatgtatgtatgttatttttaaaaatgcacgGTAAAAGTCCAAACATCAGTTTTCATTGAGGTCATATGTACAAAAAAAGGATGATTTGCGGAGAGATGAAGAAACTGCGAGGATGGACTGGACTTTGACCAGTGGATAGAACTGCTACTTGTATTTAGTTATTGATGTAATAGCCTATGATGcttgtgatgttttattgaGGATATTGTTTTTCAGTGTCTCAGACCATTTGTTCTGCTTGATGGAATTGTTATTCCCTAAAAGAGCTCATTCGGGGGGGGGCACATTTTGCTAATTCTCATTTAAGGGGCTATATATAAGTTATCACTACATAGCTATGTATGTACAGCTGCGTATTTACCAGTGTAAAGAGAAAAATTCAGTCTTGAGCACgatcacacaaacataaatttGCAGGTGAATGTTGCAGGTCAAACGTCACCAAAGTTTAACTCCACAAGAAGCTGCACTTCTGATGTGCTTTTTCACCTCCTCGCTCACACTGATAACCAGGAGGCGAATGTTCGCAACTGATGCATTTACACGTGTGACCGGGCCTTTACTCATCACCGGaaattagcatgctaacatatTTGTAGTGGCCCAGCTGGACTTTCTTGTCACTTTTTGATAGCTGTAGCATCCAGTCAACTCCTGCTCAGAGGACACATCATGACCTCATGTCTTGTAAAAGTAGCCGTTGGTCATGGCAAGCGGCCATCACCGTCAACCATTTCCAGCAAGACACCACATTTGGTAGCAGAGTAAACTTACATATAGCACCTTTAAGACTGTAGCAATCTGGCTTTTACATTTTCTAGGTATGTTATGAAGGTTCAAATTATAATATTTAGTTAAGACATTTCCAAGGCCCTGAATTCTAAGGCACATTAATGTATGATAAATGCATGTTTACATTATGTTCCACTTTATGGAAAAGATGTCTGCGGTCCCTGAACAATGAAATGCCAATAAATCCCCTGTTGACACCTATTTGAAATGTTGATCTAAactcatttttgttttcaacgTTAAAACCTTCTTTATCAGTCTATACTTGGATATCTGTTGTCACACATTGTGGTTATATGCTGTAGCGTGAATGTAGTTCCACCAGCTGCATTGACCCTCCTTTCCACAGTCTGTGCATGCTAACATTCCCCCTCACACCCCACTCCGTCACTCCCCTATGGACTCCTGTTGTGTTGCATGCATCAACCTCACTTGACCCAGCCCCCTCACACACCATCTCCTTGGTTCTCCCCACCCCTGGTATGTTCActgattt includes:
- the lrrfip1a gene encoding leucine-rich repeat flightless-interacting protein 1 isoform X17, which translates into the protein MGTQGTGRKRSTKKEKSTAEDDALNLIAREAEARLAAKRAARAEAREIRMKELERQQKELSDDDERMSVGSRGSVRVEDRDYLEKGSRAASSLTATTLTSLGGTSSRRGSGETAITVDAETSIREIKDTLSEVEEKYRKAMVSNAQLDNEKNNLMYQVDTLKDSLMELEELLSESQRGYEEKVKDYDREKHAHSVLQFQFNEMKETLKQSEELLNKHGIVLGPDLNINGDIVEAEVDGSSGDSAQQPAQESQTSPAEGNSMLGNTDETEEVDPDQHQEIVKEEAQENQLSSDKLCDVAVSTVETSSGEQTAEEQQTCLSTVDERIGESDLSKDLNIDIPDHPITEAKDIIVTSAEENSPDTETSRCETDLVETETESSSVNTHRDDFKQTCNKLSEKQENKQEEAMESNLSTESCPQQKDVKDIAKDIDNVEAKEIPSKSQGEANASGKRKKKKRRGKKKGNQQKDETEKENSKTEHSVESDKEEQVGSNTTEPNIDDSVAEILKESKMDQVKKEQVGQQIEEAEEAAKALEPTETFSHKEAFQEPNEHDKEQTLKTETIEELKEVAPSKPLSCTETREEIRVNHETNEPNKDQSDTADIIEVVAPTETFSHIETPMELCKEPSMDEQGKEETEKAGEVESIPCPQETHLGTCDLTDTSTSTDCTDGLDNKLTYSVDKSVLSTNGHIIQSESKIIDNVEDEDVVSVDEMKPECKTDTIGQENTEDESHVPSNIDVAADLSESTNVHERIDLTSVLSAYTDDVTSCLKSLSDSKPQPEPSSLRDDSPIMVPDKDPEETTKDIEEAGIQTEQESFPLSVTAPCQAGGNSELKQDGTQKEELERDLKEPGGLIEPESSSHDENGDSASLTNNPDALDIEKGLLETEAQVEHLDEVESQTLECVDLKDESNARETDEIDTTDKLNTPDSQKEEEIGSSCSLAEHLHESSEDKREDDSSQPNQQGSDEEDGEDEEGQSFDFDDMDVEAAFQTNAPENKEEEIVEEGVEVVSDPSENTQNKPTERNDETSTFDECNQVDKESETIHQDKQSTLAHEEATADEARPNIEDGAILNVVESGVVAEDTNQATSFPVEEGLDKQELQGDSLVSPERAVHVASDKEPPHSSKDVRKNSKKGKGKGKEDCKMS
- the lrrfip1a gene encoding leucine-rich repeat flightless-interacting protein 1 isoform X18 → MGTQGTGRKRSTKKEKSTAEDDALNLIAREAEARLAAKRAARAEAREIRMKELERQQKEVEDRDYLEKGSRAASSLTATTLTSLGGTSSRRGSGETAITVDAETSIREIKDTLSEVEEKYRKAMVSNAQLDNEKNNLMYQVDTLKDSLMELEELLSESQRGYEEKVKDYDREKHAHSVLQFQFNEMKETLKQSEELLNKHGIVLGPDLNINGDIVEAEVDGSSGDSAQQPAQESQTSPAEGNSMLGNTDETEEVDPDQHQEIVKEEAQENQLSSDKLCDVAVSTVETSSGEQTAEEQQTCLSTVDERIGESDLSKDLNIDIPDHPITEAKDIIVTSAEENSPDTETSRCETDLVETETESSSVNTHRDDFKQTCNKLSEKQENKQEEAMESNLSTESCPQQKDVKDIAKDIDNVEAKEIPSKSQGEANASGKRKKKKRRGKKKGNQQKDETEKENSKTEHSVESDKEEQVGSNTTEPNIDDSVAEILKESKMDQVKKEQVGQQIEEAEEAAKALEPTETFSHKEAFQEPNEHDKEQTLKTETIEELKEVAPSKPLSCTETREEIRVNHETNEPNKDQSDTADIIEVVAPTETFSHIETPMELCKEPSMDEQGKEETEKAGEVESIPCPQETHLGTCDLTDTSTSTDCTDGLDNKLTYSVDKSVLSTNGHIIQSESKIIDNVEDEDVVSVDEMKPECKTDTIGQENTEDESHVPSNIDVAADLSESTNVHERIDLTSVLSAYTDDVTSCLKSLSDSKPQPEPSSLRDDSPIMVPDKDPEETTKDIEEAGIQTEQESFPLSVTAPCQAGGNSELKQDGTQKEELERDLKEPGGLIEPESSSHDENGDSASLTNNPDALDIEKGLLETEAQVEHLDEVESQTLECVDLKDESNARETDEIDTTDKLNTPDSQKEEEIGSSCSLAEHLHESSEDKREDDSSQPNQQGSDEEDGEDEEGQSFDFDDMDVEAAFQTNAPENKEEEIVEEGVEVVSDPSENTQNKPTERNDETSTFDECNQVDKESETIHQDKQSTLAHEEATADEARPNIEDGAILNVVESGVVAEDTNQATSFPVEEGLDKQELQGDSLVSPERAVHVASDKEPPHSSKDVRKNSKKGKGKGKEDCKMS